From one Pristis pectinata isolate sPriPec2 chromosome 14, sPriPec2.1.pri, whole genome shotgun sequence genomic stretch:
- the LOC127577671 gene encoding uncharacterized protein LOC127577671 produces MSIAVVDFGSFALGKAEPSANEMKRLSTEITRALNEYGFVYLRNTGINEEQVFGTMDICRNFFLLPKDIKQQYVHLKDSEVPNHGWYDFKTESLNPTQPKDLKESFNVTTFSASDKWPVKDVPEFTNCLESLFKICAELSIRVLKVIELSLGVESGFFVSKHQKMGRNENLSTLRAAYYPPLQKSSLKENQTRCGEHSDYGTFTLLFQDKYGGLEVMSRSGQYITAPYLPNTVLLNIANLLQRWTSDRWISTKHRVQIPQTEDALNRTRQSLAFFVHPDHDAIITCCDGLDKYPPITSIQYLKDKHPDLINLELYPSSD; encoded by the exons ATGAGCATTGCAGTCGTTGACTTTGGATCATTCGCCTTGGGTAAAGCTGAACCTTCAGCTAATGAAATGAAACGATTATCCACAGAGATCACAAGGGCATTAAATGAATATGGATTTGTGTATCTCAGAAACACTGGGATAAATGAGGAGCAA GTGTTTGGAACAAtggacatctgcagaaatttctttctccttcctaaGGACATTAAACAACAATATGTCCATTTGAAGGACTCCGAGGTTCCAAACCATGGGTGGTATGATTTTAAGACTgagag TTTAAATCCAACACAACCCAAAGACCTGAAAGAAAGCTTTAACGTGACAACATTTTCTGCAAGTGAT AAATGGCCTGTCAAGGATGTTCCCGAGTTCACAAATTGTCTGGAATCGCTCTTCAAGATCTGTGCGGAGCTATCTATCCGAGTTTTGAAAGTAATTGAACTGAGCCTGGGTGTTGAGAGTGGTTTCTTTGTCAGCAAGCACCAAAAGATGGGCA GGAATGAAAATCTTTCAACTCTTAGAGCTGCATACTACCCACCACTACAGAAATCCTCTCTGAAAGAAAATCAGACACGatgtggagaacattctgattaTGGAACATTCACTTTACTATTCCAAGATAAATATGGAGGATTGGAG GTAATGTCCAGGTCTGGTCAGTATATCACTGCTCCCTACCTTCCAAACACAGTTCTTCTCAACATAGCCAATCTTCTGCAGAGGTGGACATCTGACAGATGGATTTCCACA AAACATCGAGTCCAAATTCCACAGACCGAAGACGCGTTGAACAGAACCAGACAGTCACTGGCTTTCTTTGTTCATCCAGATCATGATGCAATAATCACATGTTGTGATGGACTGGACAAGTACCCACCCATCACTTCGATCCAGTACCTAAAGGATAAACACCCAGATTTAATTAACTTGGAACTTTATCCATCCAGTGATTGA